The following coding sequences are from one Lolium rigidum isolate FL_2022 chromosome 6, APGP_CSIRO_Lrig_0.1, whole genome shotgun sequence window:
- the LOC124665292 gene encoding protein DETOXIFICATION 14-like, whose product MAEAPLLPRKDQGDAAGEEKGYWRSETGKLAYLALPMVAVSLSQYAVQVSSNMMVGHLPGVLPLSSAAIATSLASVSGFSLLIGMASALETLCGQAYGAKQYHNLGLHTYRAIVTLLVVCVPLSLLWVFMGKILVLIGQDPLIAHGAGRYIVWLIPGLFANALIQPITKFLQSQSLIVPLLLSSVATLALHVPLCWVLVFRTGMGYTGAALAISVSYWINVAMLVAYIVMSSSCRETRTPPTIKAFRGVGVFLRLALPSALMMCLEWWSFELLILMSGLLPNPELQTSVLSICLTSITLLFTIPFGLGAGGSTRVANELGAANPEGARSAVRVVMSIAVTEAVIVSGTLLLSRCLLGHAYSSEDQVVSAVAAMVPLVCITVVTDGLQGVLSGIARGCGWQHVGAYINLGSFYLLGIPMAMLLGFVLKMGAKGLWIGIICGSISQSTLLSAVTFFTDWQKMADKARERSLSEKVTESESRYLLE is encoded by the exons atggcggaggcgccgCTGCTGCCGCGGAAGGATCAGGGGGATGCTGCCGGGGAGGAGAAGGGGTACTGGAGGAGCGAGACCGGGAAGCTGGCGTACCTGGCGCTGCCCATGGTGGCGGTGAGCCTGTCGCAGTACGCCGTGCAGGTCTCCTCCAACATGATGGTCGGCCACCTCCCGGGCGTCCTCCCGCtctcctccgccgccatcgccaccTCCCTCGCATCCGTCTCCGGCTTCAGCCTCCTC ATCGGCATGGCAAGTGCACTGGAGACTCTCTGTGGCCAAGCCTACGGTGCAAAGCAATACCACAATCTCGGGCTGCACACCTACAGAGCCATCGTCACCCTCCTGGTGGTGTGCGTCCCTTTGTCACTGCTATGGGTGTTCATGGGCAAAATCCTGGTCCTGATCGGTCAGGACCCCCTGATCGCGCACGGAGCAGGGAGATACATCGTCTGGCTGATCCCAGGACTGTTCGCGAATGCGCTGATCCAGCCGATCACCAAATTCCTGCAGTCTCAGAGCTTGATTGTGCCACTGCTCCTGTCTTCCGTGGCGACGCTGGCGTTGCATGTACCACTGTGCTGGGTGCTGGTGTTCAGGACCGGAATGGGGTACACCGGCGCCGCTCTGGCGATCAGCGTGTCCTACTGGATCAATGTGGCCATGCTCGTAGCATACATCGTGATGTCGAGCTCCTGCAGGGAGACGCGCACGCCGCCGACGATCAAGGCCTTCAGAGGAGTGGGTGTGTTCCTGCGCTTAGCTCTGCCCTCTGCACTGATGATGTG TCTTGAGTGGTGGTCATTTGAGCTCCTTATTCTCATGTCGGGGCTTCTACCCAACCCAGAGCTTCAGACCTCAGTTCTATCAATTTG CCTCACGAGTATAACATTACTATTCACTATACCCTTTGGGCTTGGAGCGGGTGGAAG CACGCGAGTAGCAAACGAACTGGGTGCTGCAAACCCTGAAGGAGCTCGATCGGCAGTCCGTGTGGTGATGTCGATAGCAGTGACAGAGGCGGTGATCGTCAGTGGAACTCTTTTGCTGTCCCGGTGCCTCTTGGGCCATGCTTACAGCAGCGAGGACCAGGTCGTATCCGCCGTTGCGGCGATGGTTCCTCTAGTCTGCATCACTGTGGTTACGGATGGTCTCCAAGGAGTTCTCTCAG GTATTGCTCGAGGATGTGGGTGGCAGCACGTGGGCGCTTACATCAACCTCGGCTCGTTCTACTTGCTTGGGATCCCGATGGCGATGCTCCTCGGTTTTGTTCTGAAAATGGGAGCAAAAGGGCTCTGGATAGGTATCATATGTGGGTCGATCTCACAGAGCACGCTTCTCTCCGCCGTCACGTTTTTCACCGACTGGCAAAAGATG GCTGACAAAGCTAGGGAGAGGTCGCTAAGTGAGAAGGTAACGGAGTCCGAGTCGAGATATCTACTAGAGTAG